The genomic region GCCGGCTGCTTCGTCGGTTGTTCAGGCACGGACAGAGCCTCAGCAGACGGCCCCGCACCAGCTGGTGGGCACCGTGGCCAACCGCAGCGGCGAGCCGCTGGCTGGTGCCACCGTCATGCTGGCCGCCAACCGCAACTCGTCGGTTATCACCAATTCCGCCGGGCGCTTTCTGCTGCCCAGCCCACAGCCTACCCCTGAGCTGCGCGTCAGCTTCGCCGGCTACTACGACACCACCGTGGTGATGCCGCCGGCCGGCCAGCCGCTGGTGGTGGAGCTGCGGGCCGTGGCTCGTTACAAAAAGCAGCTTAAAAAGCAGCTGAAATCGGCTGATAAAGCCTGGCGCAAAAACTAGGGCAGCTCTTTGGGCAAGAACGACTTACTGCCTGCCGACAACCTCCCGCCCGGTTGCTGCCGCAGAATTTCCAGGAAAATAGTTGCCAGGGATGGCGCAATAGCCGAATCTGTGCGTACCTTTGACCCGGCGAGTCAGAACGACCAGCTCCTGTTGAACTCCCCCAGGACCGGAAGGTAGCAAGGGTAGACGGTTGAGCGGTGCGATTTTGGCTCGCTTTTTTATTACGGATTGCGCCGAATATTTTCGGATTTCACGGAAGCGTGGCCAGTTCGACAGCAAGCAAAAAGCGGCTCCTGAAGCCGCTTTTTGTGTTTTATGGCCTCAGCAGAGGGCTATACGCTGGCGTGGTAGGCTACAAAATCCGCGCAATCCGAAGAATCCGTTTAATCCGTGAGTAGCTTTGCAGCCATTGTTGTTCCCAACCTACCCGCATGAAATTCTTCATTGACACCGCCAACCTGAAAGAAATTCAGGAGGCCGTAGAACTTGGCGTCCTCGACGGCGTGACCACCAACCCTTCGCTGATGGCCAAAGAGGGCATCCGCGGCACCGATGCGGTGCTGAGCCACTACAAGCAGATCTGCGAGTTGGTGGACGGCGACGTATCGGCCGAGGTAATTGCTACCGATTTCGAGGGCATCATCCGGGAAGGCGAGGCCCTGGCCGACCTGCACCCCAACATCGTGGTGAAAGTGCCCATGATCCGGGACGGCGTGAAAGCCATCAAGTATTTCTCGGAGAAAGGCATCAAAACCAACTGCACGCTGATTTTCTCGGCCGGGCAGGCACTGCTGGCCGCCAAAGCCGGCGCCACTTACGTGTCGCCGTTTGTGGGCCGCCTCGATGATATCGGGCACGACGGCCTGCAACTGGTGCAGCAGATCGTGGACATCTTCTCGAACTACGGCTACCCCACGCAGGTGCTGGCGGCTTCTGTGCGCCACGTGCCGCACCTGCTGCAGTGCGCTGAGCTTGGGGCCGATGTGGTAACCTGCCCGCTGAACGTCATCACCGGCCTGCTCAACCACCCGCTCACCGACAAAGGCCTGGCCACGTTCCTGGCCGACCATGCCAAGGTGAATGGCTAGCTGAGGTGCTGATTTTTGATGTGTTGATGTGCTGACTGGCTTCGCTACGTATCGTCGTCAACTACCGGCTAAGCTCATTCACAAGCAACGCATCAGCATATCAACAGATTAACAATCAGCCCATCAAGCTATGTACATTATCAAAGTAAAAGGCAAGGCCAAGATTCCGGATTACATCCAGCTGCGCGACGAGGAGTTTGTGCTCATCGCCTACTTCCGCGCCGACCGGCCGCTGAAGGACCTGCACCGCTACGGGCTGCAGGGCAAGGAAGAGCCGCTGGCCGCCGTTATCGAAGGCCTGGCGTTTGGCAAGCTGCAGAAGCTGGAAGTCTGAGCTGCCGCGCCCCGTTTTAGGGTTCCGGATGAAGTGAAACTGTGGGGCTGGCCGGGTTTACCGGCCGGCCACCAGTTGGCTTCATCCGGAATTCTGTTTTTTCAGGAAGTCCATCTGCCCCGTATCTTCGCCCTATGCCTACTGCCACCAACCCCGTTATTGAGCTCCACGACGCCTATATTATGCAGGACGTGAACACCGTGCTGCAGAAGGTGACGTTCACGCTCGACAAAGGCGAATTTGCCTATCTGGTGGGCCGCACCGGCTCCGGCAAAAGCTCGCTGCTGAAAACCCTGTACGCCGATCTGGCGCTGGGCGGCGGCACGGGCACGGTGGTCGGCTTCCCGCTGCCTAAGCTCAGCAGCGGCAGCAAGGTGCCGTTTCTGCGGCGGAAGCTGGGCATCATCTTCCAGGATTTCCAGCTGCTGTTCGACCGCACGGTGGCCGAAAATATGCTGTTTGTGCTGAACGCCACCGGCTGGAACGGCAAAGCCCGCAAGCAGCAGCGCATTTCGGAAGTGCTGATGCAGGTGGGGCTGGCCAACTCGGCGGCTAAGATGCCGCACCAGCTTTCTGGCGGCGAGCAGCAGCGGGTGGTTATTGCCCGGGCCCTGCTCAACGAGCCGCTGCTGCTGCTGGCCGACGAGCCCACCGGCAACCTCGACCCCGACGTGGCCGACAGCATCATGCGCCTGTTCGTGGAAATCAACAACTCCGGCACGGCCGTGCTCATGGCCACCCACAACTACCAGATCATCCAGCAGTATCCCAAGCGCGTGCTCAAGTGCGAGCAGGGCCAGCTGGTGGACTCGGCCACCACGCCCTTCCAGCTGCAGGGCGACCGGTAAGCGGTGGCGTTGGTCAAGCAGAATGGGAGAGTAGGGCTGCTCTTGCGCGTCACTGCTAATTCTTAATTCCTAATTCTCAATTCTCAATTCTCAATTGAATCCCCCCGGCCTTTCGGTGCTGATTCCGGTGTATAACCGCGACGTGACGCCGCTGGTCCGTGCCCTGCTGGCCCAGGCTGCTGACTGGGGTGGGCCGGTGGAAATCCACTGCCTCGACGACGCCTCCGCCCCGCAGTATCGCCGCCTGAACCAGGCGCTGGCCGCGCTGCCGGGCGTGTGCTACCAGGAGCTGCCCCGGAACGTAGGGCGCGCGGCCATCCGCAACCAACTGGCCGCCGCCGCCGCCCACGAGTGGCTGCTGCTGCTCGACAACGACAGCCTGCTGCCGGATGGACAGTTTCTGGCCCGCTACGCCGCGGCCCGACTGCTGGCGCCAGTGCTGGTGGGCGGCACCACTTATGAGGCGCTGCCACCAGTTGAGCCGGAGCTGTACCTGCGCTGGTTGTACGGGCGGCGGCGCGAGGCCCGGCCGGCGGCCCTGCGCCAGCGGGCTCCGCACGGCCAGCTTACGCTCAATAACATGCTGGTGCAGGCGACCGTGTTCCGCCGGTTTGGCCTCGATGAAACCCTGACCCGCTACGGCCACGAAGACACCAAGTTCGGCTGGCTGCTGCGGCAGGCCGGCACCAGCGTGCATCACCTCGATAACCCCGTATTGCACGATGGGCTGGAGCCTGCGGCCCTGTTTCTGAGCAAGACGCACGATGCCGTCCGCAACTTGGCGCGCCTTTACCACGCCGAGGGCCTGGGCGCCGATACCAAGCTGCTAAAGGCCGCGTTGCAGCTGCGCCGCTGGGGCCTCGGCGAGGCAGTGCGCGTGGCGTTTGCGCTGCGGCAGCAGCAGGTGCGCCAAAACCTGCTCTCCGGCCAGCCCAGCCTGCGCCAGCTCGATGCCATCAAGCTCTACTGGCTGCTAACAGAGCTGAAGTAGCCGCTGCGCAGAAACAAACCCCAAAGCATAAGGCACAAAAAAAGGCCCCTTCCCTTGCAGGAAGAGGCCTTTGACCCGGGTGGGTGCTTAGTCGTTATCGGTGTTTTTAACTTCCGATTTCACTTCTTTGAACGCGCCCTTCACGGCGCTGCCAACTTTCTTGCCGGCACCTTTCACGTCGGAGGCAGTGTTGCTGGCGGCCTGGCCTACCTTGCTGCGCTCGTCGGCGGTTTCTTCCTCCACATTGTTGGCGCCCTGGCTCACGGCGTCAGCTCCCTGAGCGGCCCGGGCTTCCGACTTGTCAAACGATTTAAAGGCGGCGTATTTCAGCTTTTCCTTCTGAATCTCGGCCAGATCTTTGGCCGGAATGTCGCCTTTCACCTTGTCGTAGGCTTCATCCAACGCACGCCACTCGGTATTGATATAGCGCCAGTCTTCGATGTCGTACTTGTCTTCGTTCTGCTTCACGTTGGCCACGAACTTCTCGTACGTAGCGCGGGCGTTGGAAGCAGTAATCTGGGCGGCCGGGCTCATGGGCTTGTAGTATTTGCCCGGCTTGGCGGTGCTCATGTCGGTAGTGGCAGCCGTACCTGTTGCTGCGGTAGCCATGTCAGCGCCGGCGCGGTTCTTCCAAGCCATTTCGCGCTTGTCGTAAGCGGCGGTGTAGCGGGTGCGCAGGGTTTCTATTTCCTGACGGCGGGCGTCATCGTAGCCATCGGCGTATTTGTCTACGGCGGCTACTTTGGCATCGAAATCAGCTTTCATCTGCGCAGTTTCGCGGTCGTAGTCGGCTTCGGCTTCGGTCGCTACGGCGTCGGCTTTGGCTTCAGCATCCGAAACGAAGGTGGCGAAGTCGTTGTAGGCCTGGTCGCTTTCGGCCGAAATTTCTTTTTTCTGATCCTGGCTGCAGCTTACCTGCGTGAAGGCGCCGCCGCCCATCAGCATCAAGGCTGCCAGGGCGCGGAGAGTGAGTTGTTTTTTGAACATGGCGGGAGAGAGTGTGGTGGGTGAAGGGCCGTAGCAGCTGGTGCCCCGGCCTTGGCAGATATAACGCAGGCCGAACGCCGGAGGTTACGCCGGCCGTTTTGGCGGCCGGCGGGCCGGGGTTGTTCTATCTTTCGCGCTCATTCGCTTGCTTTGCCCCCGTGCCCACATCCACCCCGCCTTCATCACCCATTCAGCTGCTCGATTTGCCCGCCCAGCACGCGCCCATCCGGGCCGAGCTGGAAACGGTTCTGCGCCACGCCCTCAACGAGGCGGCTTTCATTCAGGGGCCGGCCGTGCAGCAGTTTGCGCAGGAGCTGAGCGACTACCTCGGCGGGCCGTACGTGGTGCCCTGCGCCAACGGCACCGACGCCCTGCAGCTGGCCCTGATGGCGCTACGCCTACCGCCTGGCACCGAGGTAATTGTGCCGGCCTTCACCTACGTGGCCACGCTGGAGGCCGCCGCCGTGCTGGGCTTGGTGCCCGTGCCGGCCGAGGTGCTGCCCGGTACCTTCAACCTCGATCCGCAGGCCGGTGCGGCTGCCATTACTGCCCGCACCGGCGCTATCGTGGCCGTGCACCTGTTCGGGCAGTGCGCCGATCTGGAGGCGCTGCGCACTCTGGCCGACCAGCACAGCGTGGCCCTGATTGAGGACAATGCCCAGGCCATCGGGGCCACGTTCCGCACCAGCTTGGGCGAAACCTGGGTGGCCGGCACGGTGGGAGAGGTGGGCACCACCTCGTTTTTTCCCAGCAAAAACCTGGGCGGCTTCGGCGACGGGGGCGCTTTGTTCACCCGCGATGAAGCCCGCGCCACCTACCTGCGCCAGCTCGCCAACCACGGCCAGACGCGTAAGTACCACCACGCCCATATCGGCCTCAACTCCCGCCTCGATACGCTGCAGGCCGCGCTGCTGCGCGTGAAATTGCCCCACCTGCCCGCCTGGACCGCCGCCCGTCAGCACGTAGCCGCCCGCTACGATGCCGCCCTGGCCGACGTACCCGGCCTGGCCGTTCCCGCCCGCGACCCGCGCAGCACCCACGTTTTCCACCAATACACCCTCACGCTAACTGACGACACGCCCGGCCGCCGCGACGCGCTGCAGCAGCACTTGGCGGCGCACGGCGTGCCCAGCGCCGTGTACTATCCGCTGCCCACGCATCTGCAGCCGGCCTATGCCCACCTGAGCTACCGCGCTGGGCAGTTTCCGGTGGCCGAGCGGCTGTGCAGGACGGTACTGTCGCTGCCCATTCACCCCACACTCAGCGACGAGCAGGTAGCCTACGTGGCTGCTGTGGTGCGCGCTGGCTGTCATTCCGACGAAGGAGGAATCTGAGTAGAAATCGTCTGGCTTTTACCTCAGATTCCTCCTTCGTCGGAATGACAAATACGTACTGGCACTGTTTTTTCTTTTCGCCGTATAGACACCACTTTTCACGCTTCCAGAATCTCCGATATATGCGCCGTTCCTTCCTGACGCTTCTTCTGCCACTGGCCGGGGTAGCCGCCCTCACCACCGCCGCCATCCACAAGCCCGCGCAGTTCAGCCTGTTTTCCATTCAGCAGGACATTGAGCTAGGTGCCCAGGTGGCCCGCCAGACCGACTCCACCTACCGTGCCAAAGGCCAGCTGCTGGAGCGCAGCCGTAACCCGCGCGCCTACCAGCTGCTCGATGGCGTGGTGAAGCGCGTGCTCGACAACGGCAACGTGAAGTACCGCACCCAGTTTCCCTGGGACGTGAAAATCATCAAGGACGACGCCGTGCAAAACGCCTTTGCCACGCCCGGCGGCCACATTTATGTGTATTCAGGATTGGTTAAGTTCCTGGATAATGAAAGCGAGCTGGCCGGTATCCTGGGCCACGAAATTGCGCATTCCGACCGCCGCCACAGCACCCAGATGCTCCAGAAGCAGTACGGCACCAGCTTGCTGCTGGGCATCGTGCTCGGCAACCGCTCCAATAGCCAACTGGTGCAGCTGGCGGCCGGCGTGGGCCAGCTCAAGTTCAGCCGCGACTACGAGCTCGACGCCGACAAATACTCCACCATCTACCTCAACGGTACCCGCTATTACGACTGCGACGGCGCCGCCGGCTTCTTCATCAAGGCCGAAAAGCAGGGGGGAGGCGGCACGCCCGAGTTCCTGAGCACCCACCCCAATCCCGGCTCGCGCATCACCAACATCCAGAAAAGTGCCCAGGCCCTGGGCTGCGCCAGCCGCTCGGTCAGCAACACCAACTTCGCGGAGCTGAAGCGGATTCTGTAACGTCTGCTGCCTTCTGCTTCAATTCAAAAAGTCAGTTCTATTGCCTCAACCGGCCGGAACTGGCTTTTTTACGTTTCCAACAGACCGTAGCAGTAGCGCGAACTTTGTGGTTCGCGCCCTCGCGCCGGTAGAACTACCTGAATGAGGCAAACGGCGCGGGGGCGCGAACTACAAAGTTCGCGCTACTGGCTGCTGCGTGCGGCGTGGCTGAAACGAGCGGCAGGGGAGGTGCAGGAGAAACCCGCGTTTTTTCGGAGCTTGCCGAACATTCCTGTGCTCCGAAACCCGCTTTCCTTGGCTGATTCTCCTGCTGCCGTTCGTTTTGCCATCTGCGGCGTGGGCCACATCGGCCGCCGCCACGCCGCGTTGGTGACGCGCCACGCCGATGCCCAACTGGTAGCCCTCATCGATGCAAACCCCGAAGTCCAGGCTGCCCTGGCCACTGAGTTTCCCGGCGTCCCGTTCTTCGCCTCGCTCGATGACTACCTCGCCCACGGCCCCGCTGCCGACGTGCTGACCATTGCCACGCCCAACGGCCTGCATGCCCCGCAGGCGGTGCGCGGCCTGCGCGCCGGCCTGCACGTGGTGGTAGAAAAGCCACTGGCCCTCAGCAAAGCCGACGCCGAGCAAATTGTGCACAAGGCGCTGCAAACCGGCCGTTTTGTGTTTGGGGTGATGCAGAACCGCTACTCGCCGCCTGCTGCTTGGCTGAAGCAGGTGATGGACGAAGGCCGACTGGGGCAGGTGTATCTGGTGCAGCTCAACTGCTTCTGGAACCGCGACGAGCGGTACTACACGCCCGGCAGTTGGCACGGCACCCAGGCCCTCGACGGCGGCACGCTCTTCACCCAGTTCAGCCATTTCGTGGATTTGCTCTACTGGGTGTTCGGCGACATCACCAATATCTCAGCCCGCTTCCGCGACTTCAACCACGCCGGCCTCACCGAATTCGAGGACAGCGGCCTCGTCACGTTTGACCTGTTGCGCGGCGGTAGCGGCACCCTGCAGTACAGCACCGCCGTCTGGGACCGGAACTTGGAAAGCTCCCTCACGGTGGTGGCCGAGCACGGCAGCCTGCGCCTCGGCGGCCAGTACATGGATAAAGTGGACTACTGCCACCTGCGCGACTACCAGATGCCCGAACTTGCGCCCACCAACCCCGCCAACCAGTACGGCCCCTACCAGGGCTCCGCCGCCAACCACGTCCACGTCATCGATAACGTAGTCGACACCATCCAAAAGCGCGGCGTAGCCACTACCAATGCCCTGGAAGGGTTGAAAGTGGTGGAAATGATTGAGCGGATTTATGCGTTGAAATAATATAGCAGCAAGTATGGTTTATTTTATTGGTGGAATAAGGTTGTTTTATAAAGTTTTATTAATTGAGTGTGTTGTATTTTGCCTGAACATTTCTCTGTTATTTTCAGAAAATGCGTTGGATGCGTTGAATAAATCGAGAGAAAGTATTTCTATCGAGTCATCCTTATTTATTGTATTCTATGGGAGTGTGATAGTGCTTGGGCTGTGGGCGCTCAGCGAACTTGTTTTACCCCGTGAAGTGAGCCTGGTGAGCGGAGGAATGGTCGTCAAAAGAGGGTTCATTGTTGTCGATAGAATATCATATGATTCAATAAGTACTTTAACTTTCGACAAGGCCAATATTGAAAAGAGTCGCGCCGGGTCGCTCAAGAACGATACTGTGGCCAAGGGTGAGAAGGTGCAAATTCAGGCACATAATAAGACGGTTCAGGTTTATTCCTTTCAGATGAACGGGTATGCTGTTTTCAGGCAGAAATTAATTAATCTGTCTGTCAAAGCAAAAACTGTGGGCGCCCGTAAATATTCTGACGATGTGGACTATGGATTTCTATTCGTGGGTGGTTTGTTCGTGCTGGCAATGACTTACATTGTTGTGCTCAAGTAGATACTCATCCTGCTAAATCAACAAACCGCGGTTGAAATCCCCCGACCACCAAGCCCTCCACGACCTGCAGGCCTGGCAGCGCCGGATGCAGCAGCAACCCACTTGGCTGAACCAGATAGCGCGGCGCGTACAGGCGCGGCTGAATGCGTTGCTGCCGGAGAAAGTGCACGTGGCCATTACCGCGGCCATTCAGAAAATGGTGCAGGGCGTGTTGTTCGGGTCCACGCACACCACCCAACGGCCGGTATTAGCGGGCACACTGCAGGAGCGGGAGGCACGGGTGCGGGCGCGCATTCGGGCGTACCGCAACACGGCGGCTCTGGAAGGCGGCGTGACCGGGGCCGGCGGCTTCCTGCTGGGTCTCGCCGATTTTCCGCTGCTGCTGGGCATCAAGCTGAAACTGCTCTTTGATATTGCCGCCCTCTACGGCCACGATGTACGCAGCTTCCCGGAGCGGCTCTACCTGCTGCACATCTTCCAACTGGCCTTCAGCAGCCAGCACACCCGCCGCGAAACCTACCGCCAGCTAGCAGCCTGGCCCGAAACGCAGCAAACCGTTACGGCCGAAACCTTCGACTGGCGCACTTTCCAACAGGAGTACCGCGACTACATCGACCTGGCCAAGCTGGCCCAGCTGGTACCGGTGATTGGGGCGGCCGTGGGCGCCGTGGCCAACTACCGCCTGCTGGCCCAGCTCGGCGAAACGGCCATCATGTGCTACCGCCTGCGCTGGTTTGCCGAGAAGGGCCGGATTGCTGGAGAAGCGGATCCTGCACAGTAAATGTCATTCCGAGCAAAGCGAGGAATCTGAGTAAGCACATGCAACGTCAGCACCCATATTCCTCGCTCCGCTCGGAATGACACAAAAAAACAGCCCTGACGGAAACGTCAGGGCTGTTTTTTTGTAAACTGAAAAGCTTAGCCTTTGGCTTGCTTGCTGCCCTGGTGGGCTTTGCGCTTGGCCATGCGGTCCGACTGCAGTTGGCTGTACTTGGCGTACTGGTCAGCGCTCAGGATTTGCTTGAGTTGGGCATCGTACTGGGCTTTTTTGCCCTTCATGGCCTCATGCTGCTGGCGCTTTGTAGCGGGCGTGGTGCCGGCCTGGGCTTTGTAGGCCTGCATTTCCTGGGCGCGGCTCAGGTGTAGCTGGCGAACCTGCTCAGTCTGGGCGGCGGAGAGGCCGAGCTGCTTGGTGAGAGCCTGAGCGGCGTGGGCGGCGCGCTGCTCAGGCGTTTTGGCGGCCTTGTCGCCTTTCTCGCCCTTCATGCGGTGCTGGCCGTGGGCGGCTTTGGTGGGTAGCGTCTGGGCCGAAACGGCGGCGGCGGAGAACGAGAAAGCGGCGAGGATTACGAGGAACTTCTTCATGGCTATGGTTGGAAAAATTATGGCGGGTGAAAGAAGCCCGCTGCCGTCCGGACTGGCGTTTAGGCTTCTGCAGGGTCATTTGCAACTCCGATGCCAGTTTTCAGTGCCAAGCCCGAAAAAGCGCCTCTTGAAAAATTTAAATTTTCCGGTTAAACCTTCGTTTGCTGGCTCAGTCGCGGGTTTTTATCGGGGCTTATGCTCTGAAAAAGACTGGTTTCAGCACTGGCAGGCAAGGGCCGCTGCCCCGGCTTTGGGTTGGCAGGGGCAGGCTGCTGGAGTGGAAGAAACAATCGCCGGCCGCAACAAAACGTGGCGGTTCGGGCTTTGTACAGTCCGGGTTGCGGGGGCAGCAATCCGGTTTTACCTTTGCCCCATCAATTCTTTCTAGCCCGAAGGATTGTTTTTATACAGAGGCGCTGAGAGACAGGCTCGATGAAGCGTCGGCAACCACCCGGAACCCTCCGGAACGGTGCCAATTCCTGACCATATAAAAACAAGTTGCCGTGGACGCTTCCAACAACCTCCTGCATTCAACCTCCGCTTTTTTGGCTCCGGCTGCCGCGTTGCGGCTGGCGGGCCGGGGCTGTTGTTGCTGTTGTTGTCGGGCGTAGCTAGCCCTTTCTCTGTTTTCGCGGGTACGCACCCGCCGACGTCGCACGTCGGTCGGCTGCTGCGCTAAGCGGCTTCGCGCCCGCACCTCCTCTTTTTCTCGGATTGTCACCCGATGGCCGGGCCGGGCACAGGCTTTGCGCTCCGGTTGGCGGCCTGCGGTGGCTGCTGATTCGCTCGTTGCGCGGTTTGCGGGCGGCGTAATCGGCTAGGCCGGACTTCCGTTCCTGCTTTGTTTTCTCCCGGGAGCCGGTGGCGTTGCGCTGCTGCCGGCGCCGTTTCGTTTTTCATTTTCCGTCTTTTTGCTTCTGACTATGTCATCCCTCCAAAAGCCCATTGGTATCTATTTCGAGCACCCCGAGTGGTTTAAGCCGCTGTTTGCGGAGCTGGACCGCCGCGGCCTGCCCTACGAGAAAATCGACGCCGCCCATCACCTGTTCAACCCCTCGGAAAAGGAGAGCCGCTACAGTCTGGTGGTGAACCGCATGAGCTCGTCGGCGTACCTGCGCGGGCACGGGCAGGGCATCTTCCACACGGCCGGCTTTGCCACGCATTTGGAGCGTATCGGCACGCGCATCATCAACGGCTCGGCGGCCACGGCCATCGAAACGAACAAGGCTCGTCAACTGTCCCTGTTCGAGTTGCTGGGGCTGAAATACCCGGCCTCGCGGGTCATCAACCACGCCTCCCGGGCTGTGGACGCAGCGCGCGAGCTGCGCTTTCCGGTGGTGGTGAAGGTGAACATCGGGGGCAGCGGCGCTGGTATCATCCGCTTCGATACGCCCGAGGGCCTGCAGGCCGCCGTCGACAACAACCAGATCGATCTGGGTATCGACCAGACGGCGCTGGTGCAGGAGTACGTGACGCCCCGCGGCGGCCACATTCACCGCGTGGAAATGCTCAATGGTAAGTTTCTCTACGCCATGAAGGTGTATACCACCGGCGAGAGCTTCAACCTTTGCCCGGCCGAAATCTGCCAGATTCCGGAAGAGCAGTCGGCCGAGTTCTGCCTGACCGAAGCCCCGAAAAAGGGCATCCAGGTGGAAGCCTTCACGCCGCCCGCCGAAGTAATCGAAGCCGTGGAGCGCATTGTGGAGGCCGCCAAAATCGACGTGGGCGGCATCGAGTACCTCATCGACGACCGCACTGGCGACGTGCTGTTCTACGACATCAACGCCCTGTCCAACTTCGTGGCCGACGCCGTGAACGTGGTCGGCTTCGACCCCTACGCCCGCTTCGTGGACTACCTGGAGTCGCAGCTGCCGGTGGCGGCGGTGGCTCAGGAGGAAGTAGCCACGGCGTAGGCCGACGATTCATTCAAGCAAACAATCAGAACGTCATGCTGAGCGAAGGCGCAGCCGCAGTCGAAGCATCTCTACCGCTTCGTTGCAGTAGCAATCTAACGAAGCGGTAGAGATGCTTCGGCAAGCTCAGCATGACGTTCTATCAATCTCAACTCAACGAACCATGAAATTTGGCTATTGGATGCCCATATTCGGGGGCTGGCTGCGCAACGTCGAGGACGAGCAGATGCCCACCGACTGGAGCTACGTAAAGCAGCTGGCCCAGCGCAGCGAGGCCCTGGGCTACGACCTGACGCTGATTGCGGAGCTCTACCTGAACGACATCAAAGGCACCGAGGCGCCCTCGCTGGAGGCCTGGAGCACGGCCGCCGCGCTGGCCGCCGTGACCGAGCAGTTGGAAATTATGGTGGCCGTGCGCCCCACCTTCCACAACCCCGCGCTGCTGGCTAAGCAGGCCGCCAACATCGATTTGATTGCGCCCGGGCGGTTGTCGCTGAACGTGGTGTCGTCGTGGTGGAAGGACGAGGCCACCAAGTACGGCCTGCACTTCGAGCAGCACGACGACCGGTACGCCCGCACCCGCGAGTGGCTGGACGTGGTGACCAACGTGTGGAAGCAGGACCATTTCAGCTACGACGGCAAGTACTACCAAGTGGCCGACAACGTGCTGCAACCCAAGCCCGCCAAAGCCCCGTTCCTGTACGCCGGCGGCGAATCGGAAGCGGCCAAGGACCTGATTTCGACGCAGTGCGACGGCTACGTGATGCACGGCGACTCGCCAGAGCTGATTGGGGCCCGCATTGCCGATATGCGCCGCCGCCGCGAGCAGAAAGGGTTGCCGCCGATGAAATTCGGCGTGGCCGGCTACACCATTGTGCGCGACTCGGAGCAGGACGTGAAAAAGGAGCTGGACCGCATCACCAACGTGAAGGCCTCGGCCTCGGGCTACGGCAACTACCAGCAGTGGCTGGCCGGCACCCAGCTGGAGCAGCAGGTGTCGTTGCAAGACTACTCGGTGTCCAACCGTGGCCTGCGCACCGGCCTGACCGGCACGCCCGCCCAGCTGCAAGACCGGATTGGCGCTTTCGAGGCTGTAGGCGTTGATTTTTTCCTGTTGCAGGCCAGCCCGCAGCTGGAAGAAATGGAGCGTTTCTCCGAATCTGTTATCCAGGTAGTGGCGTAACTTGGTTGCCTGAAATTCGCCTGTCATCCTGAGCTTGCGAAGGATCTTATCACGTCGAAACGAGT from Hymenobacter canadensis harbors:
- a CDS encoding carboxypeptidase-like regulatory domain-containing protein, translated to MLFKSVFVGVLAVAGLASWVPAASSVVQARTEPQQTAPHQLVGTVANRSGEPLAGATVMLAANRNSSVITNSAGRFLLPSPQPTPELRVSFAGYYDTTVVMPPAGQPLVVELRAVARYKKQLKKQLKSADKAWRKN
- the fsa gene encoding fructose-6-phosphate aldolase → MKFFIDTANLKEIQEAVELGVLDGVTTNPSLMAKEGIRGTDAVLSHYKQICELVDGDVSAEVIATDFEGIIREGEALADLHPNIVVKVPMIRDGVKAIKYFSEKGIKTNCTLIFSAGQALLAAKAGATYVSPFVGRLDDIGHDGLQLVQQIVDIFSNYGYPTQVLAASVRHVPHLLQCAELGADVVTCPLNVITGLLNHPLTDKGLATFLADHAKVNG
- a CDS encoding fructose-6-phosphate aldolase codes for the protein MYIIKVKGKAKIPDYIQLRDEEFVLIAYFRADRPLKDLHRYGLQGKEEPLAAVIEGLAFGKLQKLEV
- a CDS encoding cell division ATP-binding protein FtsE; protein product: MPTATNPVIELHDAYIMQDVNTVLQKVTFTLDKGEFAYLVGRTGSGKSSLLKTLYADLALGGGTGTVVGFPLPKLSSGSKVPFLRRKLGIIFQDFQLLFDRTVAENMLFVLNATGWNGKARKQQRISEVLMQVGLANSAAKMPHQLSGGEQQRVVIARALLNEPLLLLADEPTGNLDPDVADSIMRLFVEINNSGTAVLMATHNYQIIQQYPKRVLKCEQGQLVDSATTPFQLQGDR
- a CDS encoding glycosyltransferase, which produces MNPPGLSVLIPVYNRDVTPLVRALLAQAADWGGPVEIHCLDDASAPQYRRLNQALAALPGVCYQELPRNVGRAAIRNQLAAAAAHEWLLLLDNDSLLPDGQFLARYAAARLLAPVLVGGTTYEALPPVEPELYLRWLYGRRREARPAALRQRAPHGQLTLNNMLVQATVFRRFGLDETLTRYGHEDTKFGWLLRQAGTSVHHLDNPVLHDGLEPAALFLSKTHDAVRNLARLYHAEGLGADTKLLKAALQLRRWGLGEAVRVAFALRQQQVRQNLLSGQPSLRQLDAIKLYWLLTELK
- a CDS encoding DegT/DnrJ/EryC1/StrS family aminotransferase — its product is MPTSTPPSSPIQLLDLPAQHAPIRAELETVLRHALNEAAFIQGPAVQQFAQELSDYLGGPYVVPCANGTDALQLALMALRLPPGTEVIVPAFTYVATLEAAAVLGLVPVPAEVLPGTFNLDPQAGAAAITARTGAIVAVHLFGQCADLEALRTLADQHSVALIEDNAQAIGATFRTSLGETWVAGTVGEVGTTSFFPSKNLGGFGDGGALFTRDEARATYLRQLANHGQTRKYHHAHIGLNSRLDTLQAALLRVKLPHLPAWTAARQHVAARYDAALADVPGLAVPARDPRSTHVFHQYTLTLTDDTPGRRDALQQHLAAHGVPSAVYYPLPTHLQPAYAHLSYRAGQFPVAERLCRTVLSLPIHPTLSDEQVAYVAAVVRAGCHSDEGGI
- a CDS encoding M48 family metalloprotease encodes the protein MRRSFLTLLLPLAGVAALTTAAIHKPAQFSLFSIQQDIELGAQVARQTDSTYRAKGQLLERSRNPRAYQLLDGVVKRVLDNGNVKYRTQFPWDVKIIKDDAVQNAFATPGGHIYVYSGLVKFLDNESELAGILGHEIAHSDRRHSTQMLQKQYGTSLLLGIVLGNRSNSQLVQLAAGVGQLKFSRDYELDADKYSTIYLNGTRYYDCDGAAGFFIKAEKQGGGGTPEFLSTHPNPGSRITNIQKSAQALGCASRSVSNTNFAELKRIL
- a CDS encoding Gfo/Idh/MocA family protein produces the protein MADSPAAVRFAICGVGHIGRRHAALVTRHADAQLVALIDANPEVQAALATEFPGVPFFASLDDYLAHGPAADVLTIATPNGLHAPQAVRGLRAGLHVVVEKPLALSKADAEQIVHKALQTGRFVFGVMQNRYSPPAAWLKQVMDEGRLGQVYLVQLNCFWNRDERYYTPGSWHGTQALDGGTLFTQFSHFVDLLYWVFGDITNISARFRDFNHAGLTEFEDSGLVTFDLLRGGSGTLQYSTAVWDRNLESSLTVVAEHGSLRLGGQYMDKVDYCHLRDYQMPELAPTNPANQYGPYQGSAANHVHVIDNVVDTIQKRGVATTNALEGLKVVEMIERIYALK
- a CDS encoding EcsC family protein, with protein sequence MKSPDHQALHDLQAWQRRMQQQPTWLNQIARRVQARLNALLPEKVHVAITAAIQKMVQGVLFGSTHTTQRPVLAGTLQEREARVRARIRAYRNTAALEGGVTGAGGFLLGLADFPLLLGIKLKLLFDIAALYGHDVRSFPERLYLLHIFQLAFSSQHTRRETYRQLAAWPETQQTVTAETFDWRTFQQEYRDYIDLAKLAQLVPVIGAAVGAVANYRLLAQLGETAIMCYRLRWFAEKGRIAGEADPAQ